The Melanotaenia boesemani isolate fMelBoe1 chromosome 11, fMelBoe1.pri, whole genome shotgun sequence genome includes the window TTTCTTAGCCGGATCAGGGGGTAAATGTTAATATTTCCCAAAATTCAAATAAGTGTGGATTATACCAAAGATTTAAACTGCACAAACAATACCTTgctcaacattaaaaaaaatatgaatgtgAGAAGTGTTTACACCAAAAATATacttttcagttatttaaaaattaaatcatctTCATATGTACTGTTGtacaaaatatttacactttctGGCTTTGGTAAATAACAACATTATCATGACAAGAGTGATGATTAACATTACAATATTGGATtagtttaaacaaaattaattcacttaagaaatacataaaagaaaagaaaagaaaagaaagaaaattagcaCTAAAATTGCCAGCAGAGGGCACTCTTTTGACAGGTGAAGacaaaccaaataaattaataaatggtgCATTTCAGTATACTTTGTGCCACTGCATCAAAAGCCAAAAAAGTTCCTATTTTAGTTACTACATGGAAGATTGATTCTTGAAGCTTTTTGTGATATTAAAATTTGTCCActcaaaaatgataaatgatcaCTGAAATTGCAACAAACACTCAAAATAAAGCAGGCGACTACAGGGCAGCTACATAAAGACCTGTGCTGTTTTAATTTAGCAAAATATAGTGtagatctgtttttatttattctgtgaaTAACAGGGCTGCTATCCTGTTGTCTTTTATTGTCTCTTTGTCAGTAAGCCagtattttttcttctctacAAATGCTGCAAGAGGACAACCCTCAGCTATTATTACAGTAAGTTACTTGGCTGTAGGTCAAAGGAGGTGACAGGTTGAGACCCGGGTGGGACAGTTTTGTTAAACAAAACGTGGAAGAATTTTGATACCATCAGCAAAACAGGAAACTTGTACCTGAGATGCACAAGagaaataaatcaatgaaagaaaaaaaaaatctgcagacACAGCCATCAATTTTATTACATATTCTAATAGTAGCCAACACCAACCCTCTATTATTGCTCTTTTTCTATCAGATTATCTTTGTTAGATACCTGCTTTGTCCAAGAAAAGCACAACTTTTTTGCATTTGTGGTCTAGTAATACAAAGAATTCAGAAGTATTTGTTTTCAGTACCCTTCTCTGCTTCCTTTTTTGGGTCACATCCATTTTGTTGTATGACACTGATGCACGTAGCTGAAGGATTAACCACATGACACATAAAGGGTATTGCATGAAATGTGTCGATACAGTATGACAAAACATTTTGGAGGGCATTTGCATGAATGCATGTATGTCAAAACACTCGCAGCCAAGGCATCTATCCATCCACTTTACCTGACTGACTGATTCATAGCCctaaaattctttgcttacAATATCTAATCAAACCACAATTTAAAACTGAGATTACACGTTTCATTATTAATGTGTTCCATCAGGCAAAagataatgagaaaaaatatgACCATGATTATTACTTGCAATAATCCTCAATCTTAAAATTAACATTGatgtaaaagtgaatgaaaCAGAGAGCATCAACAAACCCTGCGGCCTTAAACGAGTATTATTATCTTTGACGATAACTTAAATTGATAAGCTGCAAGAATATTAAGCTCTAATTTACTGTTGGTCAACAAATTAGTTGGGCAACTAATTATGCATGTATTAAATCAGTGGACAGCTCAATAATAATTGACTTTGTTGAAAGAAATCACTGTATGCATAACACCATCTTTAACCCTTTTTATTTGTTACCACAAGATTAATTTCCCTGTCAGAAAAGTTTGTAGCTGTTCTCCTTGGTGTCTGCCACACCTTTGAATTCACATGCTCTCTTAATTTtcaattcatttaaatcaggaGCTACAGCATCCCTTCACACAATTCATCCCTTCGCCTTTCATCAAATCTTTGAGCTGGAATCAATTGCAAGTGAGACAATGTGATACTGTGCAGAGAGGCTGATTCTTGACAGCGTACATTTACTCTGTGGTTTTTCTCGACACCAGTGGCTGGGATTGAAACACGTAGGTGAGGAAAGGAAAGACAAGGAGGATGTGAGAACTTCCTCAAAATGTTTGCAGTTTCGCCCTTTGGGACATGGTGGTCGTGCCTGGTAGAAAAAGAGAAGCTGCTGTTCTGCATTTCACCTGACAAGAAATGATAGTGCTTACCTGATAAAGTGATGCAGGGACAGAGAGAGCTAAAGCAAAGTATGCAACATTTTGCAGTGTTAAACTTGCAACTACCTATCAgggtagcagaattcttgaTTCTCAATTCCCCAAAACTATTATCAAATATAGACTATTTTCTAAGCTAGAAGATTCATGGGAGGTTGACTTATCCACTAACTGCATTCAAAATGGATGGTCATAAATATGCTTcaacacctttaaaatgtctaagagttaaaatatgcaaataatacCTTTCAAAATTCttcatagaactcattatacaggaaaaaggatgttcaggatgggtctgtcactatcaaatatcaaatatcaaatatcTGCTCACATTGCACTGACAACACGACTGACAGTTacttccatgccttgtggtcctgcacacctgtccacaggttctagcttcaggtatgtgaagacatgtcaacatggctTAGATGTAACATTCTTGTAAACCCCACGCTGTGCCTACTAGGTGACTTTAACATGGTAATTTAGTCTGCACACATGATCCTCATGGTCtaatgcatcgcaaagaaaactatccttgtgaactggaaaaccaaaaattatcagtgtattcagcagtttaggaatctcttactAGACCACATCAAtactgagacaatgtctgcctcctcaaataATCAGTTAGATGAATTTCACTCCCTCTGGTCCTCTGTGATTAGCTCCATCTCTTAGTGTAGCTGGAGAATTGTGACCTCATTGCTTTGGGGTTAGATATTGGTGGGGGGTGCCTGATGGCTGCATGTCCTTGGTGGTTTCTGGGGTGGGGATCTGGGCTGCTCGGCTGTGGGGGCACCTCTGTGTCCAGCCCtgttgggggctgtgggggtGGTCTTTGGTTGGGGTTGCCTCATGGTGGGGGACGTGGCCACTGGTGGGGCCTGGGTCTGCAGGTGTTAGCCCTGGGTGGCTGGGCTGTTCCGGGGTGGGCTGGGTGAGGGGTGGCCCCCTCTCTTGGTGGAGAATGGGTCAGTCGGTGCTGGGGGATCTGGGCCTGCCCTGGTAGTGCTGTCACGGGGTGGGTTGGTGCATGTCCTATTCTCTGGTTGCTGCTCCCAGGATCCAGGGTATGGCCTGGGGGCAGggttggggtggggtgggggggggtttGAAGGGTGGCTTAGTGGGGTTCGGTGGATtgtagggggaggtgctggggtgtgttAAAGGGTGAAACTGAGAGGtttgcgcgtgtgtgtgtgtgcgaaaaacacatttgttttccCTATGTTGTTGCAAGAGATATATGTGAGCATACAATGATGATATTCCATCATCCTTTATTTTGTTATAAGTAAACCTGAATCCAgtcaattttctgttttcagaggGGCTTCTGCAATAAGCAGAAACAATGCTTCACTCTGGCTAGGACAGACATATGAAGCCTTTGTCTGGGACACCCACTGTGTCCGTCACTGCTGTTTGATCACAACCTAAAAGACAGAAGGGGAGAGgtgttttctcttcctcttcctctgctttgAAAGAGAAGCAGAGGGAGAAAAGCAAACTTTTTGAAATGTACAGCAATCGTCTCTTGCTTGGCACATTGTTGTCCACCAGAGAGGATGAAAAGCTAATATCTGGGCTCATGCTCATAAAAAGCACTCCTAGAAGTATTTACAAGGTATGAATTCAAGGGTTTCTGCACAGGTTCTGGCTTTTATTAGAATCATTTTCAGATAATCACAGTTACACTTCTACACAATAAAAGCTCAGACAACAACTCCTCAAAATTAGctgaaaaatctaaattaattcATACATTAGGCATAAAAGAGTAAAATCACAGTTTATTTCATGAAGACACACGATCTTTGTTGATTTGGTGTCTGTCAAAATCTTAATTATTACTTCCAGTAAATTTAACACTTATAGCACAAtatcacaaaaataaacaaacacaaaaaagatgtAATCTCGAAGCATGCACAAACTTCTGAGCAATAACACTTTGTGAATTTTATGAGTCACAGTTACAGCAAAGTTGCATATTTAAGCAAACATCGAAAATTGGTgtgtaaaaaactaaaacattaaatatatttgttttttatgtacaaaacatacaaatcaTAATTTCGGTCTCAGTGAGTCACATAAACTTTTTGTCCGTGACTTTTTATATATGTGTGCTTCACATCTTTCAGCTACTTAATCTTTACGTTGTGATATGTTAATAAACATGATATGTTGTCTCTCTTTTTGTGCTAGCCTATGACACCACATCTTCTTAAATCACTTTTGCAGAGAAACCTACAAACTTTGTCTCCTCAGGGGAGTGTCTCCTGAACATCCTCTCCATTTTCCtgtcaagaaaataaaaatcaacattaCCTAAAACCTTCATATTCttctcaggttttttttttttttttttttttaatttacagttCTTTCTGCAACCCGTAAATTCACTTGTGGGTAAGTGATCCAACAGTCTGTCTTCAGCCTGTTCTAGTTTTTCTCTTCTACATCAACAGCCCCATGAATGCCATCGAACTGCTGTTTGATTTGCTCTGGCTCATCAGGCTGTTGCTGCTGATCTTCTAAAACTGATTCATAATAATATGATTGTCTGTGGAGTTTTTCATGGTGGTACATCTGCTCATCTAGCTCTTCATCAGATTCATATGACATCTCTGACTGCAACAGGTCATCCTGGTTGATCCTGAGATCTCCAGATTGTCCTTCTACTGCTGACTCCCCTTCAAATACTTCATTGTCTAAACTTTGCTGCGATTTTTCTTGTTCCTGCATCTTGTCTGGCCTCAGTTCATTGGGACACCCTTTTCCTCTATCCTTCAGCTCAGGAATGTACTGGTCCTCTTCTGCTGGCTCTTGTTGGTCCACCTCAGGGCTGTACTGGCTCCTTCTGTACAAactctcctcatcctcatcttgACAGGAGCTTCCTGGGACACTCTCACCATCAGATTGAGAGAGACGGAGGCTCGGCATACCCGGGGGCTTCTGAGAGAGGTCAAATGGCTCCTCTTGGCTGAAATGGCCGAGAAGGCCCATTGAAGTGGACAGACAGAACCTCCCTCTTTGCCGAAACactaaaatcaaagaaatgagTAATTACATCAATCAAATTTTTGTGCTCAAAAATGTAAACCCTTTATACCATGCATGTGCTTACATCTTTCATCCAGCCCTCTGTCCATGACTCCATGTTTGACTTTCATGTGTCTGGTGAGGTTTCCCTTAAGTGTGAACTTGCTTGGGCAGTAGAGGCACTTGAAGGGTTTGCTGTCTGAGTGGAGATGCATGTGGCCCATTAGGTTGTGCATCCTGTTAAATTCCTTCCCACAAAGCTGCAAGACAAGAAATATATTTCCAggtaagttttcattttaaatctaactttttattcttttttttttttttttaaacataatttttaaagTAACCGTGGGGATGTGATGCTATTCTGAAGTCCATGCAAGAGGGGTGTTTTTTGGAGTGACCTTAAAACTAAATTGGCTCAGATGTTTTCCGTCTTCCCATCTTTGCTGTCTTTATACCAAGCTTTGTTTACCAAAATGTCAGGCTATTCTTTTTAAGTAAAAGTGTATTTATGATAACACAATGTGTGTTAAACCACATTAGTAGATAATACCATCATTACATGTGATGTTAATGTTATTCTTCACATACTGTCAGCAGATTCATCCACAACCACAGCGGATTTTGCTGCAGTAATAAAACTTTATGAGTCACACAATAATCACAACATCATTTAAACAATACTATTTTCCACCAGGGGCTGTAGTAAACAATATGTTAGTATTAGAAAACAACAGGTCGACGTCAGCTGTGTATTATTGTTCTTTCTCTGCCAGGTCGTCTTTGTTAGATGACTAATTTTTCACGGAATGCAGAGTAGCAAAGCACACACGTAATCATGAATGAATGTGCAGGCATTCAGATAGACACACACCCTTTCTTCCTCCTTCTAtccttgttttcctcttttcctctgtctCCCCCCCTCCTTCTCACTccccatcacacacacaagaaaaacagaaagcattagagacagaaagagagaggaagCAACATTGAGACAGGGCCAGGAGGAGAACAGGGAAGGGCAACTCCTGCGCTGTCCTTCCTCtgcattcttttttattagGGTGGTCCTTTCCTTCAGGAGGAGAGAGGGACTGTAAACTGTCCAAGAGGACCgtgagaaaacaggaagctccctccagcagcagagaaagcGAGATGAAATCTATTTGCGGGCCCCGTTCTCCGGGGAGGCTGGGGGGGCCATTGTTAGAGAGGCAGTTTGTGCGGCGATATCCTTCCTATGGACAAGGAGGCTCCCACTCCCATAAGCCTCTCTGCTATCTGGTCATCGTCTCAGTTCTCCCACCAGACACCAAGGTCAAAACAGACACTCCAGAAAAATTGGAAAATTCTTTGATAGCAGCTGCTGTTAAACATTCCTGTTTCAGAACAGTTGAGTCTTACAATAATGGTAGCACATGATGCCCTTACCCAAATTCTTCCAGAGAAAGATTCTTCTGTAACTCTTTTGTTGTTATGTCAACAAAGATAATAAATTGGTTAGGACAAAAACTTTGTAAGGTTACACAAAggtgatggtaaaaaaaaaaacattatgcacattaaaaatacaatgTTTTGTCATTTAGATCTCACAGTTTTGCAGATGTTACTGCTCTACACAAAGGCCCCACCACGCCCAGCCTTTGCATTTGGACAGAAAGGAGTAACTTTCTATCCAACTAAAACTAATGTTTTCAGAACAATCATCATGTGTATGCTAgtgtatttaataaaatgtttcatttaatcaATTCattaaatcaatgaaaaaaatataaacaaagtccAAAATAAATTGTAATCAAGGCCCCCATCTGACCAACCTTGCATTTATAGGGCTTGATGTCCGAGTGGACGATCATGTGAGCCTTAAGAGTCTGTTTTTGAACAAAACTCTTGAAGCACATGTGGCACTGGTAGGCCCGTATGTTGGTGTGGATGAGAACATGGCGTTTCATGTTGGCCAACAGCGTAAACTCACGACCACAGATGCGACACTTGTGCTCCTTTACCCCCTGAAACAAGAGGAGTGGCATGAGAGACAAGTACTATCTGGGGGTTTTTGCTTGAAATCTTTGGATGTTTAACTCAAGTTTGTGAATATCTATAAGAATatgtaacaaataaaaagtgaaattaataaaaaaaaaaggattgtcaaccatgtaaacatggtcTTCTTGGCTTTAAACATCATtcaacatgaacatttttgtttcattaaagaGTTGGGACAAGCAGTTCATATGtacatacagtaccagtcaaaagtcaCTCTTTCCCATTACATTTAATGGGATAGTGTGTCCAAACTTGGTGGTAGTGTATTCACTGTATAAAACGGTCAGAAGTGTAACATGAAAACTGaaattcacaaaataaaaagttgttttagcAGCTGAGTTGGCTGTCAACAACCTGTTGACcatttaaacatgaaattaaatgtcttaatggttaAATTTTGACAGCAGACAGGTCAGCTCTAAGCCCAAAATCAAAGTTTTTGTATACACTCCTGTCAAAAAGAGTGACAACTCTTTCTCCTTCCTCTGTTTTAAACCTACtttgtgagtgagtgtgtgctgCTTCAGGTGGTGCGATTGGATGAATTCCATCCCACATTCACTGCAGATGTACGGTCTGATGTCTTTGTGTTTCATCATGTGGTTCTGAAGCTGACTTGGGTACTGGAAAGTCTTTTGGCACTCTGTGCACCTGCAGGAACAACAATGTTCATATTCATCAAAACAGAGAGAACAGAATGTTATAACACTAGCTCAGCCCTGCGGGAAATGCATATGTACTTTTTTGCACATTTCTAGCAATTAAGTCCACTCTCTTTTGTTTGCTTAATGCACGGTCAATGCTAGCAGCTCATTAGCTTAGCATAGAATGACAACTAGAAGCAGTGAGTAAGCAAATAACCTTCTTTGTTCAAAACTGACAAAAGTCTTACTATATATGATGCTACTTACTATTCATGATGCTAAGCTTACTAGCAGCTGGCAAACCTGCAAAGCTCATTTCCAAAGCTATTAATTAAAACTAGCACTGCtcaaaatttactttaaatgttggATTAATAGAAGAAGGATTTTGTGCACACTTGTAGAGGGTGGGACCTCGATGGACAGTCAGGTGCCTCTTCAGCTGAGCCAGTGTAGGGAAGTCCAGTCcacactccacacacacattctcctGCCCTTTCTCATGCTTCAGTTCGTGGGCGCGGAGCTCGCTAGGATAAGCAAAGCCTCTagcacacacactgcagctgcagaaaaagatCACTTTTAAAAGAGGGTAGATTGCagtgtaaaaatgttaaatgaagaGAGAAAAATTAATCACCTGTATGGTTTTACGTCACTGTGTTGCATCATGTGTCTCTTCAGGTGGCTGGTCTGGGTGAAGGCCTTGTGGCACACCTGGCACTTATGGGGCCTCATGCCCCGGTGTGTGAGcaagtgtgtgtgcaggtggcTAAGCTGCTTGAATAGCTTCCCACAGAGGTGACACCCATGTGGCTTGATGCCGTTGTGACCCAGGATGTGAGTAACGAGGTTATACTTGGAGGTGTAGGACTTTTCACACATCCGGCACTTCCAACGCTTCTGGTCCCCACCAACATCCACATAGTAGCTGTCGTCCACGTGAACATTGATACTGAGTTTCTCATTGTTGGTTGCTCCACTTCGAGGAATTGTGTCATGAGTGGCCTGACTAGAGTGGAGGTCTTCTTTGGGGCAGAAAGCACCAGGGGAGAGGTGTATTACAGGCCTGGGCATGAAAAAGGGGTATGGAAGAAGGCTGTGGGGGAGAGGCGGGAAATaaggaggatggaggagaagaggggaGGGGGGCCAAACAGGCGAAGGACTAAGAGGCTCCTGCTTCACCTGCACAGGCAGAGTCACACCTGGCGACCTGTGATGTAGCTGCAGCCTGTTGAGCTCAATCATCCCAGGAATGGTTTTAGAAGAAGGCGAGGAAATGGTGCGTGGTGGGAAGAAGAAGGGGCTGTGAGAGAGGTCCACTGTCTTCTTGCTGCTGCTTTCTTTTGCTTCCTCTTCTTCTAAGTCAGGAGATTCATCTCCCTGGGCGTCTATTATGAGAGGAGTTCTTTTCCGTTTTTGTGATCCTTCCTTCTGGGTGAAAGCAGGGCCAAGCATTGGAAAGAACGCATGTGGGCTGAAAGCACTGTAGGTGTCTCTGGTGGGGGATACGCTGGGGTAACTAGGTAAGGGGAATCTTGGTGAATTAATATAAAATGGGGCAGGACTTAGGTAAAAACTGCGCTGAGATATTTGTCTCAGCTCATCTCTGCGGGTAGGACTTCGATCTGGTGAGAATTTTATTgcatctttttccatttttttttctttctgcacaaaacaggaaaagaagtAGTTAATTGTTGTCAGTTACACTGGGGGAACAaagattagtttattttaacttaagGGGAAGTAAACAAAATGCAtgcattttacacacacagtaACCTGTTTTCAAGC containing:
- the znf366 gene encoding zinc finger protein 366, with protein sequence MEKDAIKFSPDRSPTRRDELRQISQRSFYLSPAPFYINSPRFPLPSYPSVSPTRDTYSAFSPHAFFPMLGPAFTQKEGSQKRKRTPLIIDAQGDESPDLEEEEAKESSSKKTVDLSHSPFFFPPRTISSPSSKTIPGMIELNRLQLHHRSPGVTLPVQVKQEPLSPSPVWPPSPLLLHPPYFPPLPHSLLPYPFFMPRPVIHLSPGAFCPKEDLHSSQATHDTIPRSGATNNEKLSINVHVDDSYYVDVGGDQKRWKCRMCEKSYTSKYNLVTHILGHNGIKPHGCHLCGKLFKQLSHLHTHLLTHRGMRPHKCQVCHKAFTQTSHLKRHMMQHSDVKPYSCSVCARGFAYPSELRAHELKHEKGQENVCVECGLDFPTLAQLKRHLTVHRGPTLYKCTECQKTFQYPSQLQNHMMKHKDIRPYICSECGMEFIQSHHLKQHTLTHKGVKEHKCRICGREFTLLANMKRHVLIHTNIRAYQCHMCFKSFVQKQTLKAHMIVHSDIKPYKCKLCGKEFNRMHNLMGHMHLHSDSKPFKCLYCPSKFTLKGNLTRHMKVKHGVMDRGLDERLFRQRGRFCLSTSMGLLGHFSQEEPFDLSQKPPGMPSLRLSQSDGESVPGSSCQDEDEESLYRRSQYSPEVDQQEPAEEDQYIPELKDRGKGCPNELRPDKMQEQEKSQQSLDNEVFEGESAVEGQSGDLRINQDDLLQSEMSYESDEELDEQMYHHEKLHRQSYYYESVLEDQQQQPDEPEQIKQQFDGIHGAVDVEEKN